The sequence CCTAATTTTTACTAACCTGCTCACCTCAAGCCCTACAGTTAGAGAAAATAATCAGTGGGACTGAAGTAAAGGTGTTGAGCGACTTCCTGACGTGTGTAGTTATGGAGGATCCAGGCCTGTAAGAGACTGCCGTTACAGGACTCCACTGTGGGGCCGTAGGTGCCGTCCTCCAGGCGGCTGATGGTCAGACATGATTGGGTGATGATGTGGAGGAAGGTGTGCTTCTGCAACAAGCCCGGAGTGATAGGGAGAGATGGTATTGAAGGTAAATCCAAGAGTCATGAATTATTGTTAAATCAATCCATCTGTTCCTCACTGCCCACTATCAAGTTTAATAACAGGTGATTTGTTCAAATAGAAAAGTTGTGTTGTTTATTGAAGGTGTTTGAATCCTGGACTGACGCAGTTTGATCATGGACCTGCATCAGGTGTACAATTCAGTATGAAAACATATCTTCAATATGAATGACTGGTGACTCAGATATCAATACATCTGAGACAAATTAACCAGTGAATTagcacatcaataattataactgGTGAAAAAAAGTCATTTAAATCGGAGAATTAATTTCAAATTCTGCAAAGTACCGATATAAATAGATTGTGTTAAACTATAACAGATGTCAATGAACAGCAATGTTTGTTGTTTTGACATGATCCATTTAATATTCGGTTGAATAAAAAAACAATGTATTTTTTGTTGTATGGATTTTGGCATATTGCTGGTTTCCTTTTAAGACATTTTTCTCAATGATTGATTTGGTAATGAGGTTACTTTTGGCTCAGATCGATGTTTTGATATTTGCTCCTCCTTTTTGATTGGAGGATACAACTAATCAAGTGCTGCATTCAAGACTAAGGACACTCTGAAATGTCCAATGAAACAAATATGGACATATCCAGATAACCTTTAGATATGTACAACATGacaatgtaatagttgaatttATACTGTCAATACAAAGAATACAAATCATTCACATCTAAATGTTTTTACATCTCTGAATGCGACATTAGTATAAAGGAGTTTTATATTGTGAATTTGATGCCTGAGAAAGATCAGTAATGATAACTTTATATCTCTACTAAACTCAGTGCTGCTCATAGTTTGCAGAAATTAAGACGTGTCTTTGTGGGTGACACAACCTGACAGCTCTCCTTGGCAATACAGTATTGCCGACAATAACAGTAAAAGAAACTATCAATCTCTACTATGCTAATGTTAatgttacatgtatatgaaggATAAACGGAAGGCCAGGATACATTTGTCAGATTATTCTAtttaacattaaacattaaaggtggggtaggtaagtttgagaaaccggctcgagatacactttttgttatattccatggaaagctcttaacatcccgatagcaatgaatatcttaagtgctttgacaagaaatccataaaaaaatgtcatctgtggaagccgtagtaggctactgtaaaaagtacgaccaatcattttagccggcccggctaaaataactggatggcctacctgcctgtcagccttccatctgtgcacaaacttatctcgtgccctcattggtcatgtgcacgttcgtgtgtgttggaggaggggctctgtaaggaagtggcagattttttccggctgtgtattttcaaattctagcgcattcGAGCTGGTttttccaaaattacctaccccacctttaagttatatttatgtGTAAATAAAGGAGAGAGAACATAGCTCGATCCTGGCTGAAACAGCAGGGGAAAAAGAAAGAGGGCAGTCTGTCACAGTCGTGAATGAATAAAGCAGGACCATGTCAGAGACAGGTATTTTTATGAAAGTGAAACTGATGAGAAGATGAAATGTTAATGGTTCTGTAGTCACAAAGGATTCAGTCCCTGTCAATCACACTGGGGCTTAAAATAACCAAGGCCACTGACAGCGGTGAAACCCCAATGCTGTTTACAACAGAGACCAGTCCTCTTCGTTTATGAATTATTCAAGTTCTTCCATATTAAGAATGCTCCCAAAGAACAAAGTGTAATGAAGGGATTTCTCCGAGGGTTTTTTCAGTGCTGGGTGGAAAGGCCTCCGGGCCTCCTCACCTTGTTACAACTACATGTCATCTCAATCACTGATAAATGGCCCTGTATTCAGCTCACTCTTCTCCAACCATCGCCTTGTGCTTCAGTAGAGGAAACATGAATTGTTAATATAAAAGTTGCTTTTTGTGATGTCCAATCCATAATTGACTATGAGTTATGAGTCAACAAGGGGAGTATTTTAGTCCTTCTTTGAGAtccacatttttcttttttatatttaaGAGCCTTAAATTGACTCTACATTTCATAATGAATGTATCCATAACCAGGAATATAAGGTAAAAATTAATCTGCTGTTTAATATGCAGAATTCATTGGCTTTTTCATTAATCTAATCCTTATTTTCATGCTTCTATTAATAAACGATGAGTCACTTGTTGGatgtgtatgtttttgtttaagTGTGTCTTACAGGCCATAGGTCTGTTATGTAACACACATATATCAGGATAAAGTTGTGTTATTCTACCTGGCaggtgttttattatttttcccCATTTCATTTACTTTAATTAGGGTTGATTTAATGGCAGCAATATCTCTATGTATAATGCAATACAGTCAAACAGCAAATGCTCCACTCCATAATGTTGAGTCTTAACAAAATCTAAACATCATATATTTGTATATCGTATCAGACTGCATTCTTTACAGGAGGGGTGTTGTGATGGATTAAAAATAGAATTCATTTTAAAGAACAAATAGAAATCAAACATCCTTTAAAGATTCAACCTTCCCTTTCTGCCAAAAATAATAAACCATAAATCCTCTACTCTAaaaaccaccaacacagaatTATGGGATAAATCACAACACTGGAAGCACAGCACTCAAACTACGGGGCAATATTCAGGAACGATGACTTGAACAGCTTACCTCAAAATCATATTCCCACTTGCCAACATACTGAGTGAGAGGAGAGAACATGAGAGCAGAGACTCAGCAGCTGGGGTTGACAACTGCTAAAAAACTGACATACAGCGCCATCTGGTGgaagcaaatgtatattgctTCTCCCACTTTGCACTACCCAAACCCTCACGATGACAGAGGCAAAACAACATCATTCAGCATTTCCTCCAAGTCCTTTTTTGAAACATCAGTCAATAGGAACCAAAAAATGCCCCTCTGCAACAACACACAGCCTGGTTATGGCATTATTTGGCTGCTAACGGGAATATGAGTCCTACCTCGGCATCGTACTCGAACATCTGATTGCCCTTCATGTGGTGACACTTGAGCATGACGACAGGTCCATTGAGGCGGGATACATCCAAACAAAGGTCGTCTGTCCTTATTTCTTTATCCGCCGTGTAAGAGAACACCTGAAAAACAAGAGGCCTCTGTCAGAAGAGGAAGAATCAACGTCATCACTAGGCTTTCTAGAAATGTATATGATCATTGTGTCTTTGATCGAGGGATATTTGAGTGATTTGCACAACATTTGTGATTTTATTTGGATTTAGAGCTTTTGTTGTGCCAAACCTGATTTAGATTGTGTACTGTACAAAAAGAGTGCAGTTTCAGTGATGTATACTCATGTAGTGTCTTGTGTAGTGTAGTTATTCAGAATAGCCCATAACAAGAGTTGCAAGCAAAGAGGGAACACTGTTCAGACGAAAGTACAATTAAATACTTGGCACAAACCATCCTCAAATGCCAAAGACTTCACAATGGCCGACAGCAGTGAACCAAATCAACAAAGGACTAAAGAAACACGAAAGAGAAACTTGGCAAACATCCCAACTTGAATTGTATGGAAAATCTGTGGATTGACTTGAAAGTTGGCAATTCACACACACTTTGCCTCCAGTGTGATTGAGCTCAAGCTTTAGAGCAAAGACAAAATCCCAAAGCTCATGTTTCCAGGATAAAGCAGTATCAAAGGCTTGGCTTTGTCAATGTTAATCCAAAAGAGATTAATCCTACATTCCACTAAGAACAATTCCTCTTTAGGCACATTCCCAACTATTGTTCATAGGacaatgtgtgtgttgttgtacaAACAGTGTTGTAAGACTACAAACAATACATATTTTTGCTTTAATATATTTCTTCACTCACCTGGTTTCCACCCATGCCATGACAGTTGAAAAAGCCAACTTTCTCGTTCTCCTTTCTTCCCATGTTGTCCACACACTGGTTGGTCTCAACATTTCTGATCTACAGGAAGGATTAGAAAAAAAGGTTCTCTAATGTGAAGTTAACTTTCTATGTCTAGTCTGTGTCTTTAATTTCATACTTATTAGCAACCTAACCAAACAGAAGCCAGTCGAGGCCTGCTTAATATTTCTCATTAAAAATGAATAATCTTTTCTACACCCCTATTCTTTTGTGAGTGTTCATTAATGTCCTGTAGTTTATTGCTACCGTTTCAGTTTTAGTTCTTGGTTAAAGCTTTACTTTTTTAGGTTTCTATATGCAAAAACGGCAGACATTTTCGGATTCAGATACATAATGAACAGTATGTGAGGCTTGTCTTTTTTTATGTATCGTTGTAAAATTAATGTCTTTGGATTTTAGTTTGACAAGTGAGACATTTGAAGAAAGCCGTCTTAGGCTCCAGGAAATCATAGCTGACATGTTCTatccttttttttacattttttctaGGAAAAATTATACCATAGTAATTAAATGTTTGTTAGTAGAAGGCTCAAATCTTCAATATAATTGATATTGTGTCACCAAGTTATCCAAATTCTACTTTCTATTGTCTTTCCTTGCTGAAATGCAGAAGTGAACTCACTGACTTTACAGTCCACTCAGCTTTCTAATGAAGTCATACATTCTAAGGCTGAGCTGGCTCTATATGTTGCCTGAGCGTCTTAGTATAGCTGTCGTGCAGGAACAGGACAGCGTTcataattaagtgatatcaaaccTAATGGTTCCAGCTGTTAAAGAAAGGCTGACTGTGTTATGGAGGAAGAGAAATCAGCTGGGAGAAGTTAGAGGAAGACGGGAGCTGAGGAGCTGCAGTGgctaaagagagagagggagaatcaAGTCGTACTGCAGTACAGCAGAGAAAAATCCCCTCATCCTCAGCTGTATGAATGTTGGAGGATTACAGGCTCATTTCACTTCTTCCACTGACGTTACTTTTAAATGGCTCCCATCTATTGTACAGGCAGCGCACTGCATGTCAGCACGTAGCCATGGGCATCGAGAGGCAAATCCAGGCCACTTAAAATCTTTTCTGTGTGAGGGGGAACTAACGATTAGAAAGGAACTCAAACTTTCAATATCTTCAAAACAATTAACCATGAATTCTCAAAGCTTAGCTACAAATTATCGCAGTTCCCACAATCCCCTTTCTCATTTGTAAAAAAAACGACTGTTTTATCTCTGCTTATTAGAGTAAtaccattttttttattattaaaaaggtcCTCTGTTTTCAGGTTCTAGAATAAAAAATATTTGCACACATTTTCTGGTTACATCACTGTTTGAGAGAGATTCTGACTCATATTTGGTTTTAATAATTAATTTTGGTTCACCCAGCACAACACCAAACTGTGCCATGAGACTATAAAATGTATACATGAGCCTTATCTCAGCTACCCAGCATTCATAGCAACAACTGTGTATGTGGCTGGGATCAATACTGCCAGCACGAACATCCCCCTGTTTGTTTATCCTAGGCATTCAATACGAACAGCTGGGGATGTTTGTTTATATCTTGTTTGGTTCAGCCTTTTGCTGGAAACAGAGATTTTCTGATATATCTCACAGCAATATTGTCTTTCTGAAAGCGCAACCCAGGAGCTACAAGGACACATCTGACTGAATGCAGAGGGAGGCAGTCTGCATCTGATGCATTCATGGAGATCAGAGTACAAGGGAGCTCATACTTCACCAAGTGAGTAGTATCTCCTGGGGATCTGGGAGTCTGGGTAGATGTTCTCTAGATACCATGAAAACGGTTTGCACTTCAAAGCCTCGCGAAGGTCTCTGCGGGAGGAAACGTCTCCGTAGTCCACACGCATCACGCCTGCAGACAAAATGCCAAGACAAGGATTCAAATATATGCAACACTGAACATCATTAACCAGCGTTAACCTTAGTATTTACGTGTTTTGTCCCGATTATAATTCTGAAAGAGAAAAATAATCCTGTTTTCTTGCACCACCTCGACTAAACACCAGAGGGACCCTTTATTAAAACCTTGCAAACGTACCTGAAAATACTGGCTGTGTGGGTGGACATGGCAGCATTTTCTACTGAGTAACACATCACAACCTACAGTAATTGCGGCTAAGAGGGCTTGTGAGGAAGTCAAATTCTATTTATACACCGTTTTTCTAAAAGCACGTTCTTCAGATATGCAGAGAAAATGCAATTGTGGAATACTATCTGTCATGATGTATGCAAAAATGAAGATTGCATTATGTGTCAGCCCTGATACAACAGAAGACTAAAGAATGATTAGGCAGCGACTGGGCACCGACACTTACAAACACATTAAGCAGATGGTTTCTCCCCAGAGTGCTTCTTGAGGACTCATAGCTTGCATGTAGACAGACACAGATGGCTATTTATCATGAAAGAGTGTGATTGCGATATGACAGAACACGATATTAAACAACAGCCGTCATGTTAAGACTTACAGTTTGTTTATCCGTCAAACAGGAGCCTGACAATGCAAACAGCACCTTCTGTCACACTAACAAGGTGTTACACTTTAATCTGGGAAATAGACATTTCAAGGCGAGAGATAAAAGCGAAAACCTGAAGGCCACTCTTCCTCCCAATTTATTCTCTGTGTAGGTTCTGAACATCACATGTTGCAGATGATGAATAGCCTCTTTGATCTTTAAATCACCAGTGCCGAGGAGGGAGATGCACTTTTAATAGAAGCGCTAAATGTGCCACTCccaaactcagcctgagcaacATACTGTGTTCCTCTGTGCCAATAAGGGAGGTCTGGCAGCAGCGTGGCCCAGATCATTCTCTCTAATGTCCTGGAGGAACAGACGGTCATTGTGGGGCCACAACAAGCGGAAAGACTCATCCATCacaacctctctctctctgcacacCTGACTGTAGGAGGGTCTAGCGACTGTGTGGAGGAGGAGGTCACAGTTTGAACTATCAGATCGGCAGATTACGGATGatcccttacggcccgtccacacacaggcatgaaaaaaatctttcaaagcttcgcccattcacttgaatggggtgacgtagaagattttgaatcttcgccgaactgcattgtggggagcggagcatggctttgcaagcatcgtgagcatcaaaagttgagcaatgttcaacttttgatgctcccgatgctttcgaagctggcatcagccaatcaaatcctgttTATGTAAATCccgacagtacaagcgctagccaatcaaaccgcgtgcaagctgggagagcctgaccgcagttcatttcctcatattccaaacgagaaattacggtagcaaatcacctggttctttacgaccagaactatttaccgggatacaaaccggaggaaccaggcatggagggaggtggcagagacagtgggtgaaactggtaggtttctgcctgtttggggagtttatatccagtttacttcgttttaacattgctattgctttgtatgtcgggggcgggttgttggtcgcgttgctcgtaaaaaatcgccaagcttcagacacgcccagcatcaagatttttcaagatttttttcatgcctgtgtgtggacgggccgttaggttGTCTGGCATCTCAAACTCTTGACCAGAGATTTCCGGGACACCGCAAGCTCCTAAAGGGTAATCACATAACTAAGTCGACAGATGGAAGGGTACTCATCTTTTAATCTGCACTCTTCTATTGTTCTGGTTGGACATGTGAGAGAGAAGTCTGTGTTGGACAGGAGAGCCTCAATGACAAACTCCAGTTTAGAGGAGCACTCAAAAATGTTTCAGAAGGATAGGACAAAAGCAGCAATAAACTCAATGTGAGCCAGAGTAAAAGGAGAAATATAAATTCTTAAATGAGCCAGATAAAAAAAAAGCAAGAAAATGGAAGAATAAAAGAGAGCAAAAACGACTTTCCTTTTCGCACCAATTTGGTAAATGTAATATCAGTGAGCATGCGAGAAGTAAAGTTGCTAATGAGGATTGTTCATatctgtgtctgcacagcagcgTGCAATGAATAACACATCTATTAAATCCCTGAATGAACTATACATTCCCTAAAACTTTTAAATCATACAGAATTCCTGCCAGTTCAGTTAAATCAGCCACTGAATAGTCAGTCTCCTGCCCATATCTGTGATCTGCTAACTCCCTCTCAGCATAATCAGGGCTTTGGTAAGGCCGTACCAACCGTTATTAAGATCTCAACTTTGCCCTAAAGGTTACCGGGCCTCTGCTCTCCGGCCCCTCAGCTGTGGAGCTTCCTATCTGAGCCTtcagaccatcttttttttagTGACCTCTTTTACAGTAAACCTTGGTTTTCTTCTTAACTGATGGTATTTCAACAATTGTATCATGTTTTATATCTTGTACATGTTTTGGTTACTGATTAGCAGTGGTAGGAGAAGCATTTTTTAAATCTCACTTTAGTAAAAAGGTACAAAAGTataagcatcaaaatatacttgtaATAAGAAGTATCATAATGCAGAATGGCCCATTTTATAATcaaatttattatttatttattattggattataattattgaagcATTAATGTGCTCACACTTTAGTTTTGCAGCTCAGAAAGGTGGAGCTAACTTCAATGTATTTATATACAGCTTGGTATAAACATACAATATGTTATTTGTTGATAATGTTAAGCATTACAGTAGTTATCTGTTATAAGTAAAGTAACTGATGTAAAAAATGcatgtagtggagtataagtaagagaaatacttaagtaaagttCCTCAAAtttctacttaagtacagtactttttTTATTGTCACTAGTTTTAAAAAGGTGatcataaagttattattactactatttcAGTGGCACATGCACTCAGACACTGGCTCCACTGCTCTGTACCTGGCGATATGATGTAGAAGAAATCTTTGAAATCATCCATCCATACTTCCGCCAGGCGCCTGTTGTTCTTGTTGATGACTTGGCCCGTTCCTCCGGGAAAACTGTATGGGGTGGCCTTCCGGAAAACATGGCCCACGTGTGAACATGTTACAATTTCTAATGAGCCCCCGCACTGCCAgatctgcaaacacacacacacacacacacacacacacacacacacacacacacacacacacacacacacacacacacacacacacacacacacacacacacacacacacacacacacacacacacacacacacacacacacacacacacacacacacacacacacacacagtgtatttTTATACAGCCCGTAGCAGGAAAGCAGATAGATACATTCACATTAATTATGCAGGCAAGGAGAATAAAGCAAGGAAACAAGAGACCATATTATTCCCAAATATCTAGATTTCATGGTCTTACTTATTCAACATTTACTAATAATACTAGATGTGCTTCAAATGTGGAACtaataaagaaagaaaaactaaacaaagcatacaatattaatttGGGCTGTTaataataaacatttaaaataaacttAAAATCTAATTTTCTGTTCTATTTAGAGAGGTAAGGAAATCTCATTTAACTAAACATGCATTTCCAGGATTCCTCTTTCCTTGCATATTTTTCTTGAATCTTTCTCTTGAATTTTAAGTGGAAAGATACCGGTTAGGGAAAAGTGGATACAATAAAAGAGAGTTTGTTGACATGAATGCACTCTGGTGACATGATAACATCGAGATAGCATCCTCCCAGGTCTGTCACTCACTCTGAAAGACATTTCCAGGTTCTCTCCGCCCCAGATATCCATCCCTGGATCGTAGCTTCCTATTTCTTCAAAGTATGTTTTGTATATACAGAATAATCCTCCTGCCATGGTAGGAGTCCTGtaagaaaaacaaacacaacaatTATGCAATATTGCCTCACTTTGTGCTCTATGTATTAGTACCTCAGTGCAACTCAGAGGACCGTTATGAATGaacaaaaaaacaatttgtttgacAAACGGAATCAAAGCCTGAGAGGGGTAATTACTTTTATCTCTTAATTCATTATATGTTAAAGTCAACAACTAATTAAAGATATTGTTTGTTGCTGTGAGTGGTTCACATGCAAATTACAAAGTGTGCCTAGCTTTGTGTAGCCAAAAAAAGTCAGTTTTGTTTTtctatttttaaaataaattagctCTCACATACTTCAAGAGAGTACAACTATCAGGATGCTATTTAGGCAGTTGCTTGCATCAGTGGGATACACAAAGGAAAAATATCTATTTCTATCTGCAGGATAAAAATGGTACAAGAGGTGTTTGTGTGAAGAAATCTAACCATCCATGTCTTCTCTGTAGCCTGCTGCTCTCACAGATAAACCCACACTTAGAAAAAGTGTCTCTTCACCTTTTTTGTGTGATTTGACCTCCTCTCTCTTAATTGTTAATCAAAATACAACAAACAAGTAGAAAGTCAGACGCACATTTCCCAGAGAAATGATCTAGACTTAGCTTCAAAGATTAAAGTTTTCTTTGTGTACCTGACAGGCAGTGTTCTGTCCCCCTTGCGCCGGTCCATCTCCCGCTGGGGAACAGGGTACCAGCGGAAATTCAGCTTCCAGTTGAATCCACCATAGGTCATATCTGAGCCTGCCATGTATTCAAACGTCTCGTCGCTGATGACATCGATGATAGGGCACACCACTGCTGTCCTGAAAGACACCAGGAATACAGTGTAAGATTTAAAGCTGAGATAAATTATAAAGTAAAAGCGGAGTAGAAATATAGGATAAACGTAACAAAAGAAAACCAACTGAGTAATGGTTGGTCTGTTAAAAACAAAAGGGAAGCCACATGCTGTTGATTACTCCACAGATTTGCTTAAACCAACAAAAGTAGTAATGACAACATTAAAATAGTTTCAAAATATTGAATGTCAATTATCTCAGACAAAGGTAAAGTAAGCTATTACTATTGTAGGAGTAACATTACCACTAGTTTTGTTATGAAGTAATGTTTAACAGTGTATTATGCTATAGTCTAGGTTGGACACTGGCAAAAAGTTATTATATAAAAGTAAACTGCAATGTCTTTCCTTTATCATAGATCATATGACCATTAAAAAGGTCTAACGAGCACTGTTACTCATCTTTGCATAAGTGACCGGTTGATATATTGGCATTGAATTTTGAGTGTGATCGTGTCACGATAATGAGTATTTCTTCTGATGACATGCACACCAATGAACAACAACCAATCGCATTTTGAATACTTTTGCAACATCTTGAAAGTGAATGTCAGATTTGGACAAAATGTTACCACAACAAACATGATGTCAATGTACCAACAAAAACAACCCTCTATCAATAATCCTGCTGCAGTAAGCATATCATATGTTCTGCTCTTCATGCACCCTTTTTTAAAGACATCAATACATCTGCAGCAGCATTCAGTAAAAGTGTAATGGCTCCATAATATCATTTTCTTAGTAATATGATTCTGGTTTCTTCCTCAGGGAAAATGAATGTGTCTGACCTCAGTTATGAGAAGAATCGCCAAGAGAGTCGTTATCAACCCATCCATTCATGTCAATCTCACACACGGACACTGCAGATTCACCCTGTGTTGTTCTGAAAATATATAACTTAACGTTCCGATACCTAACAGCAGCTAAACATGTACGTGTCCACTATAACTTGGACCGTACCAGCGCATACTACCTCCTGATGTAGCAGTGTTAACACAAGTATAAAGCTACAGTAATTGGAGCTAGCTTTTCCTCCGAGGCTGCAGCAGATGATGCAAAATGATTATCTTCCCCTATAAGCAGCGTCAGGCTCAAACTGTGTATTCATAACTGATGATTTGCCGTCCCATCAATATTCAGACCGAGCTCAAGCACATCATGATGCAACTGAAGTGAAATGTGATAATGGCAGTATTATTCAAGCATGTTTCAGGACTGAACAGGGAAAATATTATAGTGATTAAAGACGAGACGCTCatagaaactgccccagaaaaGTACACAACCCTACCTGTCTTCTTTGATGCGTGCCAGCAGGGGCTCCAGCCAGCCCACAGTACACTCGCAGTGAGCGTCCAGGAAGGTGATGACCTGACCTTTGGTAGCGGCCGCTCCCCTGAGCCTGGCTCTGATCAGACCTGAACGCTGCTCCATCCTCAGGATCCTCACCGGCACCTCCAGAGTGCGCACATAGTTCTCCAGCTTCTTCTTCAGGAAGTCTGAGAGAAAACAACAGACACAAAAAATGTGTAATCAAGAGCAGATTAACACAGACAGAGCTGAACGAATAGGTTAATTCCTCTATGAGTCAATCAACTGAAACATTTATAAATTGAATTTGTAATTTTCAGAAATATTGTTGACAAAAATGCCAAAACATTCCCTGGTTAAGGATTCTGAAATACTTGCTAGTTTGAACTGTTGAAAGGGCAAAACAAGAAAACTAAA is a genomic window of Pseudochaenichthys georgianus chromosome 21, fPseGeo1.2, whole genome shotgun sequence containing:
- the galnt13 gene encoding polypeptide N-acetylgalactosaminyltransferase 13 isoform X1, producing the protein MRRFLYCKVVLTTSLVWVLVDVFLLLYFSECNKCDDRKDRSLLPALRAAISRSHEGPGEMGKAVNIPKNDQEKMKELFKINQFNLMASDMIALNRSLPDVRLDGCKTKLYPDDLPNTSIVIVFHNEAWSTLLRTVHSVINRSPRQLLAEIVLVDDASERDFLKKKLENYVRTLEVPVRILRMEQRSGLIRARLRGAAATKGQVITFLDAHCECTVGWLEPLLARIKEDRTAVVCPIIDVISDETFEYMAGSDMTYGGFNWKLNFRWYPVPQREMDRRKGDRTLPVRTPTMAGGLFCIYKTYFEEIGSYDPGMDIWGGENLEMSFRIWQCGGSLEIVTCSHVGHVFRKATPYSFPGGTGQVINKNNRRLAEVWMDDFKDFFYIISPGVMRVDYGDVSSRRDLREALKCKPFSWYLENIYPDSQIPRRYYSLGEIRNVETNQCVDNMGRKENEKVGFFNCHGMGGNQRPLVFQVFSYTADKEIRTDDLCLDVSRLNGPVVMLKCHHMKGNQMFEYDAERLTLLHVNSNQCLDMPSEEDKMVPTLKDCNGSRSQQWLLRNMTLSV
- the galnt13 gene encoding polypeptide N-acetylgalactosaminyltransferase 13 isoform X2, which encodes MRRFLYCKVVLTTSLVWVLVDVFLLLYFSECNKCDDRKDRSLLPALRAAISRSHEGPGEMGKAVNIPKNDQEKMKELFKINQFNLMASDMIALNRSLPDVRLDGCKTKLYPDDLPNTSIVIVFHNEAWSTLLRTVHSVINRSPRQLLAEIVLVDDASERDFLKKKLENYVRTLEVPVRILRMEQRSGLIRARLRGAAATKGQVITFLDAHCECTVGWLEPLLARIKEDRTAVVCPIIDVISDETFEYMAGSDMTYGGFNWKLNFRWYPVPQREMDRRKGDRTLPVRTPTMAGGLFCIYKTYFEEIGSYDPGMDIWGGENLEMSFRIWQCGGSLEIVTCSHVGHVFRKATPYSFPGGTGQVINKNNRRLAEVWMDDFKDFFYIISPGVMRVDYGDVSSRRDLREALKCKPFSWYLENIYPDSQIPRRYYSLGEIRNVETNQCVDNMGRKENEKVGFFNCHGMGGNQVFSYTADKEIRTDDLCLDVSRLNGPVVMLKCHHMKGNQMFEYDAERLTLLHVNSNQCLDMPSEEDKMVPTLKDCNGSRSQQWLLRNMTLSV